In a single window of the Microscilla marina ATCC 23134 genome:
- the lpdA gene encoding dihydrolipoyl dehydrogenase: MSTQYDLIVIGSGPGGYVAAIRASQLGMKVGIVEKAELGGICLNWGCIPTKALLKSAQVFDYITHAEDYGVKVSKAETDFTGMVKRSRDVAGGMSKGIQFLLKKNKIDHIAGFGKVLKGTKVEVTDDKDAKTVYSPKNIILATGGRARELPNLPIDGKKIIGYRQAMVLDKQPKSMVVVGSGAIGIEFAYFYHTIGTEITIVEYMPNIVPNEDVDVSKQLERTYKKKGMKVMTNSEVTSVDTKGKKCKVHVKTKKGEEIIECDVVLSAVGVSTNIEGIGLEDVGVATDRGQVVVDEFYQTNIPNIYAIGDIVKGPALAHVASAEGIICVEKMTGHNPEPLDYDNIPGCTYCAPEIASVGYTEKKAKEAGYELKVGKFPFSASGKAKAGGAPDGFIKVIYDAKYGEWLGAHMIGANVTEMIAEVVVARKLETTGHEILKAVHPHPTMSEAIMEATAAAYDEVIHL; encoded by the coding sequence ATGTCCACACAATATGATCTTATTGTAATAGGTAGTGGTCCGGGAGGCTATGTAGCTGCTATTCGTGCTTCTCAGCTAGGAATGAAAGTAGGCATAGTAGAAAAAGCCGAGCTAGGGGGTATTTGTCTGAACTGGGGATGTATTCCTACCAAAGCGTTGCTTAAAAGTGCTCAGGTATTTGATTATATTACCCACGCCGAAGACTATGGAGTAAAAGTGAGTAAGGCTGAAACTGATTTTACCGGAATGGTAAAGCGTAGCCGTGATGTAGCAGGAGGAATGAGCAAAGGAATTCAATTTTTGCTTAAAAAAAATAAAATCGATCATATTGCTGGCTTTGGAAAAGTACTTAAAGGTACCAAAGTTGAAGTAACCGACGACAAAGACGCCAAAACTGTATACTCACCCAAAAATATCATACTTGCCACGGGTGGTCGCGCCCGCGAACTGCCTAACCTGCCTATAGATGGCAAAAAAATTATTGGTTACCGCCAGGCAATGGTGCTCGACAAGCAGCCTAAGTCAATGGTAGTGGTAGGCTCTGGTGCTATAGGCATCGAGTTCGCTTATTTTTACCACACCATTGGCACCGAAATCACCATTGTAGAGTACATGCCTAACATTGTGCCTAATGAAGATGTAGACGTGTCGAAACAACTGGAGCGCACTTATAAGAAAAAGGGTATGAAGGTGATGACCAACTCTGAGGTAACCTCGGTGGATACTAAAGGTAAAAAGTGCAAAGTACACGTAAAAACCAAAAAGGGCGAAGAGATAATAGAGTGTGATGTGGTACTATCAGCGGTAGGTGTAAGCACCAACATCGAAGGCATTGGTCTGGAAGATGTAGGCGTGGCAACTGATCGTGGACAGGTGGTAGTAGATGAGTTTTACCAAACCAATATTCCTAATATTTACGCCATTGGCGATATTGTAAAGGGACCTGCTTTGGCACACGTGGCTTCGGCTGAAGGAATTATTTGTGTAGAAAAAATGACCGGACACAACCCTGAGCCATTAGACTATGACAATATTCCAGGATGTACTTATTGCGCTCCTGAAATTGCCTCGGTGGGTTATACTGAGAAAAAAGCCAAAGAAGCAGGGTATGAACTTAAAGTGGGTAAATTCCCATTCTCTGCCTCAGGTAAAGCCAAGGCGGGTGGAGCACCTGATGGTTTTATCAAGGTAATTTATGATGCCAAATACGGCGAATGGTTGGGCGCGCATATGATTGGTGCCAATGTAACCGAAATGATTGCCGAGGTAGTAGTAGCACGCAAGCTGGAAACTACCGGACACGAAATTTTGAAGGCGGTTCACCCCCACCCTACTATGTCAGAAGCAATCATGGAAGCTACTGCTGCGGCTTATGATGAGGTGATTCACTTGTAG
- a CDS encoding 6-carboxytetrahydropterin synthase translates to MRAIIARKEHFNAAYRLHNPDWSEEKNQDIFGPYNNPNYHGCNFDLEVQVIGEINPITGYVMRTEDLAVLVKTQVLNKFDHKNLNLDLEEFERLNPTIENIAMVIWRILREKLDPKLDLKIRLYETERNFVEFPAS, encoded by the coding sequence ATGAGAGCAATAATTGCACGTAAAGAACACTTCAACGCAGCCTATCGTTTACATAACCCTGATTGGAGCGAAGAAAAAAACCAAGATATTTTTGGACCTTATAATAATCCAAATTATCACGGTTGCAATTTTGACCTTGAGGTACAGGTCATAGGTGAGATAAACCCTATAACTGGCTATGTAATGCGTACCGAAGATTTGGCTGTATTGGTGAAAACCCAAGTGTTGAATAAGTTCGACCATAAGAACTTGAATTTGGATCTTGAGGAATTTGAACGCCTGAATCCCACTATCGAAAATATCGCAATGGTTATTTGGCGAATTTTGAGAGAAAAGCTGGATCCTAAACTCGATTTAAAAATCAGACTGTATGAAACAGAGAGAAACTTTGTTGAATTCCCTGCGTCCTAA
- a CDS encoding T9SS C-terminal target domain-containing protein, with amino-acid sequence MRKYTIACLILIISGLLTSYAQAQIVSCTDISFESGTFGAWTGQTGSIDGSGVITLPTPGLVNGRHTIMTPGVDPLVGIPTVPAGATHSVRLGNDASSKKAESMEITFTVTAAQSTFQYQYAVVLEDPNHQPHQQPGLEFNMFDALGQPIPCSSVKFVSGGNIPGFQSKGRIRYKDWTTVAVDLMPYIGQKITIKFTTNDCTLGGHFGYCYLTTGCSLQSVSVSGYCFNINGVTLSAPIGYDEYNWSDGQTGQSVFVTNPTPGDTYTVTLKSVSGCQTQASVVIPPKSPKVPEPIPVPVAPACGANLQLEASGSANGRYKWFTSTNSADSIRGEVTNIYNPPFATNSVTYYVAAVDDYGCESDKVAMSTVVLSTPLPPKMTVTDVCVQGTITFTVDETNANTYHWYKDSIGGTAFQASTDKTFTTGILSKDTTFYVSQVSAVNGCESARTKITGQVHPLPVIKVIDNKGCIGEQILLKVSGGVQGKYNWYTSKNPADIIAGANDSTYLTPPLATNTTFYVTAESTIGCTSALDSVVAQVEAPPAAPKVPGVSICSGENATVTINETNTNTFNWYNVATGGTAFQSSGAKTFTSGALTANTKYYVSQTSAAGCESSRTEVLITVNPLPPAPTVTPGKGCAGNSILLQASGSTSGIYRWYTSTNTVDSISGADSATFNTPPIYQNTTYYVAAVSNNGCVSPMTAVIADVKPTPGAPIVSSNQEVCGSGKITLTINENNTYEYRWYTDSTSTVPFKAGTEKTYTTDLLTSTTNFYVSQVGVNGCESPRTLAQAIVNPLPNAPQIIANEGCTGNSVILQISGAANGQYRWYNDSLKTSPINGVTDSLYQTPVLITSTQYYVNIVDAKGCESPLTKVPVTVHELPAPIAKQDTTVCLEDIGNLELDGGENYGHTWNTGETSRYITIAKEGLYTVTTQTVHGCERTDSIKVTTLCDPIVYIPEAFSPNGDGNNDFFKVFGRYLEHIDIMIYNRWGTLIFHSNRLDSAWNGTVKGQIANAGVFRCKVVYRGINGKNKEKQAMIHLVK; translated from the coding sequence ATGAGAAAATATACAATCGCCTGCTTAATTTTAATCATAAGCGGGCTGCTGACCTCGTATGCTCAAGCACAAATAGTGAGCTGTACTGATATTAGTTTCGAGAGTGGAACTTTTGGTGCATGGACTGGCCAGACTGGAAGTATTGACGGTAGTGGAGTGATCACTTTGCCAACCCCTGGGTTGGTCAATGGTCGACATACTATCATGACTCCAGGAGTAGACCCCTTAGTGGGAATTCCGACTGTACCTGCTGGTGCAACACACTCGGTAAGGTTAGGCAATGACGCCTCAAGCAAAAAGGCTGAATCAATGGAAATTACTTTTACAGTAACTGCCGCTCAGTCAACTTTTCAATATCAATATGCCGTAGTACTGGAAGACCCCAACCATCAACCCCACCAACAACCGGGGCTGGAGTTTAACATGTTCGATGCTTTAGGGCAACCTATTCCCTGTAGCTCGGTTAAATTTGTTTCGGGGGGCAATATCCCAGGTTTTCAGTCTAAAGGGCGCATTCGCTACAAAGACTGGACAACCGTGGCGGTAGACCTGATGCCTTACATTGGGCAAAAAATCACGATTAAATTTACCACCAATGACTGTACGTTGGGTGGGCACTTTGGCTACTGCTACCTTACTACTGGATGTTCGCTTCAGTCAGTGTCGGTCAGTGGTTATTGTTTCAACATCAATGGGGTAACTCTTTCAGCACCTATAGGCTATGACGAATATAACTGGTCGGATGGGCAAACCGGACAAAGCGTGTTTGTAACCAACCCTACCCCTGGTGATACTTACACCGTTACGCTTAAGTCAGTAAGTGGTTGCCAGACTCAGGCTTCAGTAGTGATTCCACCCAAATCGCCCAAAGTACCCGAGCCCATACCCGTGCCTGTGGCACCTGCTTGTGGGGCAAACCTACAGCTAGAAGCCAGCGGCAGTGCAAATGGTAGGTATAAATGGTTTACATCTACCAATTCGGCAGATTCTATTCGCGGGGAAGTGACCAATATTTACAATCCTCCGTTTGCCACCAACAGTGTCACTTATTATGTAGCAGCAGTGGATGATTATGGGTGTGAAAGTGATAAAGTAGCCATGAGTACTGTAGTGTTGTCTACACCGCTACCACCCAAAATGACAGTAACTGATGTATGTGTGCAAGGTACCATTACTTTTACAGTAGATGAAACCAATGCCAATACTTATCACTGGTACAAAGACAGTATAGGAGGCACTGCCTTTCAAGCATCTACTGACAAAACTTTTACTACTGGGATACTTAGCAAAGATACTACTTTTTATGTGTCGCAGGTAAGTGCGGTTAATGGTTGTGAAAGTGCCCGTACCAAAATTACCGGGCAAGTGCATCCCTTGCCCGTGATAAAGGTCATTGACAATAAAGGCTGTATTGGCGAACAAATATTATTGAAGGTAAGTGGAGGGGTACAAGGCAAATACAACTGGTATACATCCAAAAACCCCGCAGACATCATCGCTGGGGCTAACGATAGCACTTACCTTACACCGCCTTTGGCTACCAACACTACTTTTTATGTAACCGCCGAAAGTACCATTGGGTGTACCAGCGCACTCGACTCAGTAGTGGCACAAGTAGAGGCTCCTCCGGCAGCTCCTAAAGTACCAGGCGTTAGCATTTGTAGTGGAGAAAATGCTACTGTCACTATCAACGAAACCAACACCAATACTTTTAACTGGTACAATGTAGCGACAGGAGGCACTGCTTTTCAATCTTCTGGTGCTAAAACGTTTACGAGCGGGGCACTTACTGCTAACACCAAATATTATGTATCGCAAACCTCAGCCGCTGGCTGCGAAAGTAGCCGTACCGAGGTGTTAATAACAGTAAACCCTTTGCCCCCAGCTCCTACAGTAACCCCAGGCAAAGGTTGTGCGGGCAATAGTATATTATTGCAAGCAAGTGGTAGCACCAGTGGCATTTACCGTTGGTATACCTCTACCAATACTGTCGACTCCATTTCTGGAGCAGACTCTGCCACGTTTAATACGCCCCCCATTTATCAAAACACCACATACTATGTGGCAGCTGTAAGCAATAATGGTTGTGTAAGTCCAATGACCGCAGTAATAGCTGATGTAAAACCTACTCCGGGGGCTCCTATAGTTAGCAGCAATCAAGAAGTATGCGGGAGTGGTAAAATCACCCTTACCATCAATGAAAACAATACTTATGAATACAGGTGGTATACTGACAGCACCAGTACAGTTCCATTTAAGGCTGGTACAGAGAAAACTTATACTACTGATCTACTGACAAGTACCACCAACTTTTATGTATCGCAGGTAGGAGTGAACGGTTGCGAAAGTCCCCGCACTTTGGCTCAGGCAATCGTAAACCCATTGCCTAATGCCCCTCAAATCATTGCAAATGAGGGTTGTACAGGCAATAGCGTTATATTACAAATAAGCGGGGCAGCGAATGGGCAGTACCGTTGGTATAATGATTCGCTTAAAACATCACCCATCAATGGAGTGACAGATAGCCTATATCAAACTCCAGTATTAATCACCTCTACTCAGTATTATGTAAATATAGTAGATGCCAAAGGTTGCGAATCGCCCCTTACTAAAGTCCCCGTTACAGTACACGAATTGCCTGCTCCTATTGCCAAGCAAGATACTACGGTATGTCTGGAAGACATAGGAAACCTGGAACTGGATGGGGGCGAAAATTATGGGCATACCTGGAATACGGGTGAAACCTCAAGGTACATCACTATTGCAAAAGAAGGATTGTATACAGTCACCACCCAAACAGTACATGGCTGTGAGCGTACGGATAGCATCAAGGTAACCACACTTTGCGACCCGATCGTGTATATCCCTGAGGCTTTTTCACCCAATGGAGACGGAAACAATGATTTTTTCAAAGTGTTTGGGCGCTACCTTGAACACATTGATATTATGATCTATAACCGTTGGGGTACCTTAATTTTTCACTCAAACAGGCTAGACAGTGCCTGGAATGGCACCGTAAAAGGACAGATTGCCAATGCAGGCGTCTTTAGGTGTAAAGTAGTGTACCGGGGCATCAATGGTAAAAACAAAGAAAAACAAGCCATGATCCACTTGGTAAAATAA
- a CDS encoding PorP/SprF family type IX secretion system membrane protein, with protein sequence MKLIKYNIFMCLFMCLHMIAQAQTDPQFSQFYNVPLYHNPASVGTAGTRFAMTSRAQWAEVSSGMNTTLVSLDHSFGKSGSNVGGFILRDQQGKVGVVAYHVAMQYGYAIKLSKTWRLRTAMEAGVINKRLENNLKFVDQFDNSGLINPNNSEKLISESIFYPSVGAGLLLHNEVFWAGVSVNHLNRPEQSFFAQDQLNTRVATRATIYAGARIPLFHDINSSLSPTFLYKEQGSFKQMDLGVYAHFPISYAFRYKHKAASNVQGIAGVVYRGWVFEKYAHDLPNNDAIVLMAGLGFNNWGISYSFDAGINGKDMRLNNAHEISVIYTWKKARKRKKTFFPCPSF encoded by the coding sequence ATGAAGTTAATTAAATACAATATATTCATGTGCTTATTTATGTGCCTGCACATGATCGCACAAGCACAAACCGACCCCCAGTTTTCACAATTTTATAACGTTCCTTTGTACCACAACCCTGCATCGGTAGGTACTGCAGGTACTCGTTTTGCTATGACCAGTCGTGCACAATGGGCGGAGGTATCAAGCGGAATGAATACCACGCTGGTATCTCTCGACCATAGTTTTGGTAAAAGTGGAAGCAATGTGGGTGGTTTTATACTACGTGACCAACAGGGAAAAGTAGGTGTAGTAGCCTATCACGTGGCAATGCAGTATGGCTACGCTATCAAGTTGAGTAAAACCTGGCGGTTGCGCACCGCTATGGAAGCTGGGGTGATCAACAAAAGGTTGGAAAATAACCTTAAATTTGTAGATCAGTTTGACAACTCAGGCTTAATCAACCCAAATAACTCCGAAAAACTCATCAGCGAAAGTATATTTTACCCTAGTGTAGGCGCTGGATTGTTACTACACAACGAGGTGTTTTGGGCAGGTGTATCGGTCAATCATTTGAACCGCCCTGAACAAAGCTTTTTTGCTCAAGACCAGCTCAACACCAGGGTGGCTACCAGAGCTACTATTTACGCAGGAGCACGCATTCCTTTATTTCACGATATTAACAGCTCGTTAAGCCCTACTTTTTTGTACAAGGAACAAGGAAGTTTTAAGCAAATGGACTTGGGCGTTTATGCCCATTTTCCTATCAGTTATGCCTTTAGGTATAAACACAAAGCCGCCAGTAATGTACAAGGCATTGCGGGAGTTGTATACAGAGGGTGGGTATTTGAAAAGTACGCGCACGATTTGCCTAATAACGATGCTATAGTGCTCATGGCAGGGCTTGGCTTCAATAACTGGGGCATTAGCTATAGCTTTGATGCAGGTATCAACGGTAAGGATATGCGGTTGAACAATGCCCACGAAATAAGCGTGATTTATACCTGGAAAAAAGCCAGGAAAAGGAAGAAAACCTTTTTCCCTTGTCCTTCTTTCTAG
- the msrA gene encoding peptide-methionine (S)-S-oxide reductase MsrA: protein MTQTNNQPTPEGLEKATLGAGCFWCVEAVFQRLKGVTKVESGYTGGNTKNPTYREICTGTTGHAEVAQVTFDPKVISFAELLEVFWRTHDPTTLNRQGNDVGTQYRSAIFYHSEEQRKIAEKSKKEADAAGIWPNKIVTEVTPLGVYYPAEDSHQNYYNNNRKQGYCVYVIDPKVEKLKKNFADKLK, encoded by the coding sequence ATGACTCAAACAAACAACCAACCTACTCCTGAAGGATTGGAGAAAGCTACACTGGGGGCAGGCTGCTTTTGGTGTGTAGAAGCCGTTTTCCAAAGACTAAAAGGGGTAACTAAAGTAGAATCGGGCTATACAGGTGGCAACACCAAAAACCCTACTTACCGCGAAATTTGTACAGGTACTACCGGGCACGCTGAAGTAGCCCAGGTTACGTTTGACCCAAAGGTAATTAGCTTTGCTGAGCTATTAGAAGTATTCTGGCGCACTCATGATCCTACCACGCTCAATCGTCAAGGCAACGACGTGGGTACGCAATATCGTTCGGCTATTTTTTACCATAGCGAAGAGCAACGAAAAATAGCCGAAAAATCTAAAAAAGAAGCGGATGCTGCAGGTATATGGCCTAATAAAATTGTCACCGAAGTTACTCCTTTGGGGGTGTATTATCCGGCAGAAGATTCTCATCAAAACTATTACAACAATAACCGAAAACAAGGGTATTGTGTATATGTGATTGATCCCAAGGTAGAAAAACTTAAAAAGAACTTTGCGGACAAGCTAAAGTAA
- a CDS encoding alpha/beta hydrolase family protein, which produces MIKLNHLHTLLFIACFMATLINSQAIAQNKAHTEEEVIFKNAEITLSGTLTLPKTKGKHPAIVLITGSGPQNRDSDILGFKIFKQIADELTAKGIAVLRYDDRGVGKSTGKIMQSTTEDFAEDVVAAIQLLEKRKDINPQQIGVLGHSEGGIVSHLVYAKHPGLAFMVLMAGPTVAGKEVILEQSDAMLKAQGKSDEECKAQRKRSLMMFKALETGKGWDEVTKANVAYLLEEIKKLPKEKTAHITKPKVYAEYVIKQQLKGVKNPWYKFFISYDPRPNMEKIICPVLAIFGEKDLQVLTSQNREPLEKALKKAGNKDVTIKVLKNANHLFQKANTGSPSEYAKLPKELLPEFLPAVSNWLLKRVTVIK; this is translated from the coding sequence ATGATAAAATTGAATCATTTGCATACATTATTATTCATTGCTTGCTTTATGGCAACCCTTATAAATAGCCAGGCAATAGCACAAAACAAAGCACATACTGAAGAAGAAGTCATTTTTAAGAATGCTGAAATTACCCTGAGTGGTACCCTTACTTTGCCCAAAACCAAGGGCAAACATCCCGCAATAGTACTTATTACGGGCAGCGGACCACAAAACCGTGATTCGGATATTTTGGGGTTCAAAATATTTAAACAAATTGCTGATGAACTTACTGCTAAAGGCATAGCTGTGTTGAGGTACGACGACCGAGGGGTGGGCAAGTCTACAGGAAAAATTATGCAGTCAACCACCGAAGATTTTGCCGAAGATGTGGTAGCAGCCATTCAACTGTTAGAAAAAAGAAAAGACATCAACCCCCAACAAATAGGTGTATTGGGGCACAGCGAAGGGGGTATTGTGTCGCATTTGGTCTATGCCAAACATCCTGGTCTTGCCTTTATGGTATTGATGGCAGGACCCACGGTGGCAGGCAAAGAAGTGATTTTAGAACAATCGGATGCTATGCTAAAAGCCCAAGGCAAGTCAGACGAAGAGTGCAAAGCGCAAAGAAAACGTTCGTTGATGATGTTTAAGGCTTTAGAAACAGGCAAAGGTTGGGATGAAGTGACCAAGGCAAATGTGGCTTATTTGTTAGAAGAGATAAAAAAGCTACCCAAAGAAAAAACTGCCCATATTACCAAGCCTAAAGTGTATGCCGAATATGTGATTAAACAACAGCTCAAAGGAGTGAAAAACCCCTGGTACAAGTTTTTTATCAGTTATGACCCTCGCCCAAATATGGAGAAAATTATTTGCCCAGTGCTTGCCATTTTTGGTGAAAAAGATTTACAAGTGCTGACCTCACAGAACCGAGAACCTTTGGAAAAAGCTCTAAAAAAGGCAGGAAACAAAGATGTAACCATCAAGGTACTCAAAAATGCCAATCACTTGTTTCAAAAAGCCAACACTGGTTCACCCAGCGAATACGCCAAACTCCCCAAAGAGTTGTTGCCTGAGTTTTTACCTGCTGTAAGCAACTGGCTACTGAAACGGGTAACAGTAATCAAGTAG
- the folE gene encoding GTP cyclohydrolase I FolE yields MNGKHKNGVHNHKNNDKMNMEEMGDEHVASSYETPLREDAFEVSDDTKIKLIEERFREIMEIMGLDLSDDSLNGTPHRVAKMYIKEIFSGLNPANKPAPTLFENVYKYNEMLVEKDITFFSNCEHHFVPIYGKAHVAYISSGKVIGLSKINRIVQYFSRRPQVQERLTIQIGKELEKMLDTGSVAVVMDAAHMCVSSRGIQDTNSTTVTSYYSGKFQEEATRNEFLKYIGMNK; encoded by the coding sequence ATGAATGGAAAGCACAAAAATGGAGTTCATAATCACAAAAATAATGACAAAATGAACATGGAGGAGATGGGGGACGAACACGTAGCCTCTTCTTATGAGACTCCTTTACGTGAGGATGCATTTGAGGTGAGCGATGATACTAAAATTAAACTCATTGAGGAGCGTTTTCGCGAAATTATGGAAATTATGGGGCTCGACCTAAGTGATGATAGCCTGAATGGCACTCCTCACAGAGTAGCTAAAATGTATATTAAAGAAATTTTTAGTGGGTTAAACCCTGCCAATAAACCAGCACCTACTTTGTTTGAAAACGTGTATAAGTACAATGAGATGTTGGTAGAAAAAGACATTACGTTTTTCTCTAATTGTGAGCATCACTTTGTGCCCATTTATGGCAAAGCCCATGTAGCCTATATTTCAAGTGGTAAAGTGATAGGCTTATCTAAAATTAATCGAATTGTTCAATATTTTTCGCGCCGCCCACAGGTACAAGAACGCTTGACTATTCAGATTGGTAAAGAATTGGAAAAAATGTTAGACACTGGAAGCGTTGCAGTGGTAATGGATGCTGCCCACATGTGTGTTTCATCACGTGGTATACAAGATACCAACAGTACTACGGTAACTTCATATTATAGTGGTAAGTTTCAGGAAGAAGCCACCCGTAATGAGTTCTTAAAGTATATAGGAATGAACAAATAA
- a CDS encoding prolyl oligopeptidase family serine peptidase: MKQSQITAPKTKVYPMLDSIATLTIGGHKLDIRSPKGEVKGNIVVLPGWNFPKEDWCNKSSLCKKALEQGFRLVLPEMSKSVYSAKFYPQTLSGWKKYPDLNWVIKQMLPGLQKDYGILLTSQKNFLLGLSTGGRGVVAIGMAAPALFVAGAALSGDYDPTKMTADRLMIGYLGSYGQFPARWKTGAENLVYHAKKLKMGLYIGHGKQDRIVPFAQSLLLYNALKKVTPDLKVKYHWTKAGHNYKYWNSEVDNMLAFFCEFL; encoded by the coding sequence ATGAAGCAATCACAAATTACCGCACCTAAAACTAAAGTGTACCCTATGTTAGACAGCATTGCTACCCTTACCATTGGTGGGCACAAACTAGACATACGTAGCCCAAAAGGGGAGGTAAAAGGAAATATTGTAGTATTGCCAGGCTGGAACTTCCCTAAAGAAGATTGGTGCAACAAATCATCTTTGTGTAAAAAAGCACTTGAACAAGGGTTTAGGCTAGTTTTGCCCGAAATGAGTAAAAGCGTGTATTCGGCAAAATTTTATCCGCAGACCCTTTCAGGTTGGAAGAAATACCCTGACCTCAATTGGGTAATAAAACAAATGCTTCCGGGTTTACAAAAAGACTATGGTATACTGCTTACTTCACAAAAAAACTTCTTGTTAGGGTTGTCTACTGGTGGGCGTGGGGTAGTAGCCATAGGCATGGCAGCACCAGCGTTGTTTGTAGCAGGTGCGGCGCTTTCGGGTGACTATGACCCTACCAAAATGACTGCTGATCGTTTGATGATTGGGTATTTAGGGAGTTATGGGCAGTTTCCGGCACGTTGGAAAACAGGAGCAGAAAACCTGGTATACCACGCCAAAAAACTAAAAATGGGTTTATACATAGGACATGGCAAGCAAGATCGTATTGTGCCCTTTGCTCAATCTTTGTTGTTATACAATGCCTTAAAAAAAGTAACCCCTGACCTTAAAGTGAAATATCATTGGACTAAAGCAGGACATAATTATAAATATTGGAACTCAGAAGTAGACAATATGCTGGCTTTTTTTTGCGAGTTTTTGTGA
- a CDS encoding SdpI family protein: MTDSKQHTLIWWVWGGLTIALPAAIAALLWSKLPAEIPVHWNIHGKPDSYAAKEVSIALFMGINIVSYGLLFLLPKIDPKKNFEQFKTAFRWVIFSSTTLIAAITCLIFIHSAGVQFHLFKAILTLILLLFLVLGNFMGKLRPNYFVGIRTPWTIENENVWVKTHRLGGQVWVVTALISLVMLYAIQSPMWVFMIGILIMVLVPTVYSYILHKQLKED; this comes from the coding sequence ATGACGGACAGTAAACAACATACCTTGATTTGGTGGGTTTGGGGTGGGCTCACCATTGCCTTACCAGCAGCAATTGCGGCGTTACTTTGGAGCAAGCTCCCGGCAGAGATTCCAGTACATTGGAATATTCACGGCAAACCTGACTCTTATGCGGCTAAAGAGGTAAGCATTGCCCTGTTTATGGGCATCAACATTGTATCGTATGGCTTACTTTTTTTGTTGCCTAAAATTGATCCTAAGAAAAACTTTGAGCAGTTTAAAACCGCTTTTCGTTGGGTGATCTTTTCAAGTACTACGCTCATAGCGGCCATTACCTGCCTTATCTTTATCCATTCGGCAGGTGTTCAGTTTCATTTATTCAAAGCCATCCTCACCCTTATTTTGTTGTTATTTTTAGTCTTGGGCAACTTTATGGGTAAACTTCGCCCCAACTATTTTGTGGGCATTCGTACCCCTTGGACTATCGAAAACGAAAATGTTTGGGTAAAAACCCACCGTTTGGGCGGACAGGTTTGGGTGGTTACGGCACTTATATCTTTGGTCATGCTCTATGCTATACAATCGCCAATGTGGGTTTTTATGATAGGCATTTTAATCATGGTATTGGTACCAACCGTGTATTCTTATATTTTACACAAACAACTCAAAGAAGACTAA
- a CDS encoding autorepressor SdpR family transcription factor — translation MKKIFKALDDPTRRKILDLLKDSDLTAGEIADHFDMRKPSVSYHLDLLKQAELVVSVKKGQYVYYSLSTSVLEDIVTWLMGLKDSEAPSSDQAMSD, via the coding sequence ATGAAAAAAATTTTCAAGGCGTTGGATGATCCTACTCGGCGTAAAATTCTGGATTTGCTCAAAGACAGCGACCTGACAGCAGGGGAGATTGCAGACCATTTTGATATGCGCAAGCCCAGTGTATCATATCATCTTGACTTGCTTAAGCAGGCAGAGTTGGTAGTGTCGGTCAAAAAAGGGCAATATGTATATTATTCGTTGAGTACTTCAGTGCTTGAAGATATAGTGACCTGGCTAATGGGGCTCAAAGACAGTGAGGCTCCTTCGAGCGACCAGGCAATGAGTGATTAA